The sequence below is a genomic window from Henriciella marina DSM 19595.
ATGAATTCAAATCCTACGAGGAGATCGCCCGGTCCAAGGGTTTCCTCATGGTCTCCGCCTCGCCATTAACGCGGTCGAGCTATCATGCCGACGAAGACTTCGCGAAGATGAAAGCGGCCCGGGTCGCTGGCAATCAGTAGGAGCCGCCTTTGCCGCGTCTTTCCAAGCAGGTGATCATCGAGCATCGCGCCGATGAGGTCTTTGATCTTGTCGCGGATGTTCGCCGCTATCCCGATTTCATCAAATGGATCCGCTCCATGAAGGTGAGCGGTGAGCGCGAAGAAAACGGCGTTCGAAAATATCGCGGTGAGGTCGATGTCGGCTTCAAAGGCTTTTCCGAGCGCTTTGCGACCGACATCACCGCCGACCAGCCGAATAACACGGTTGAAGTGAAGCTTGCGTACGGACCGTTCAAGCGGCTGCAGAACCGTTGGAAGATGACGCCGGATGGCCAGCTTGGCACGGTCATCGACTTCTTTATCGATTATGAGTTCCGCAACCCGGTCCTGTCATTCCTTGCCAAGGCGAACACGTCTCTTGCCGTCAACAAGATCATGAAATCCTTCATCGAAGAGGCCGACCGGCGATATGGTGCGCGTCGGACCTGACCGGAACAGCGTCTTACGGAATTTGCTGCCGGATCATTTCGAGCGCTGTCTCGATCGTCGCCATGCGAACCTCGTGGCGGCCAATATCCCCGAAATAGCAGACTTCGTGGAGAACGGCCTTGTTTTCACGGGCGCAGGCAATGTGAACTGTGCCCACCGGCTTCATCGGTGTGCCGCCGCCGGGGCCGGCAACACCGGTCACCGCAATGGCAAGATTTGCGCGGCTCGCCTCAAGCGCGCCTTCGGCCATTATCCGGGCCACTGCTTCAGAGACCGCGCCATTATCCGCGATTAGATCGCCTGGCACGCCAAGCACCTCTTCCTTTGCGCGGTTGGAATAGGTGACAAAGCCGCGCTCGAAAACGTCTGACGAGCCGGAGAATTCCGTAAACAGCGCTGCGATCAGGCCACCCGTGCAGGATTCTGCCGTCGCAATCTTGATGCGGCGTTCGCGCGCTTCATCCATGGTCAGCAGGCAAAGATTTCGAAGTCGGTCTGGAAACATTTTATACTCCTAACGAAGCTGTCTCAGCGTTGCCACGGCCTGCGCCGCAATCCCTTCGCCTCGACCAGTGAAGCCGAGGCCCTCGGTGGTGGTGGCCTTGATGCTGACGGCGTCTAGCGCAAGTCCGGTCACAGCGGCTGTTTTTTCTCGCATGGCTTCGCGATGCGGTTTGATCTTTGGGGCCTCACAGATCAGCGTCACGTCGCAATTGGTAAGCTCCCAGCCTTGTTGGCGGGTGAGGTCAATTGCGTGGCGCAGGAACATACCGGAGTCGGCATCCTTCCATTGCGCATCAGACGGCGGAAAGTGATCGCCGATATCGCCGAGCGCCATGGCTCCAAGAATCGCGTCCGTCAGCGCGTGCCAGCCAGCGTCCGCATCAGAATGCCCCTTCAGTTTGGCATCATGCTCAATGAAGACGCCGCAAAGTGTAACGCCGGGCCCTGGCTCAAAACCGTGGACGTCGAACCCTGTGCCAACTCTGATGGGGAGGTCGCTGGAAAACATAAGAGAGCGAACTTTCTCGAAATCATCGGGGTAGGTGATCTTGCTCAATTTCTCTGATCCAGAAACCAGCTCGACAGCAACCCCGCTTGCCTCGACAGCTTCAAGATCATCGACATAAGCCTTACTGGTCTGGCTGAGCGTATCCTTGAGGACGTTCAGACGAAAGGCCTGAGGGGTCTGTATCCTGTACAAGTCGGAGCGATCGATCGTACGCAGAGCTCCATCTTCACGGCGCTTTACAGCATCCGTGATGGGCAAGGCGGGCGCTGCAGCGACATGCGCATCGAGGGCTTCGATCAGACGGTCGATAATGACCCCGTCCAGCCCGGGCCGAGCCGCATCATGGATGAAGACCAGATCATTCTCATCGGCCTCAAGCGCATCCAATCCGCTGCGCACGGAGTCAGCGCGCTCGGCGCCGCCCGCAACGCAAACAAGTCTCTGGTCGACTGGAAGGGTGGCGCGCACCGCCTCCAGACTTGATTTCGGAAGAGCGATGCAGACCGTCTTAAATCGCTCATCTGCCAGAAGCGTATCGACAGACCATCTGTAAACCGGCTTGCCGGCAAGCATTTCGAACTGCTTGGGCGAATTTCGTCCAGCGCGTTGTCCAGCGCCAGCCGCTACGATGATTGCATGCACGCTCATAAGTTGGCCATTAATGGGGCTGATGCGGATTGGCCACAGCAATTCTCTGTCCGTGTGCGGCCAGCATGCTCAACTATTGTGCAGAGCAAAAATATGTTCAAACTGAGTATATGAAGTCTATGCATCATCCTTTGGCAGAAAAAGTCTGGCTTGCTCCGATGTCAGGCTCGACGGACGCCGCATTCCGCCGTCAGGCCGTGCGGTTTGGCGCTGAAGCTGTCGTCTCGGAGATGGTGGCCGGTGAGACGCTGGCCATGGCCCGGCCCGATGTTGTACGCCGCACATGTCGTCATGAGGGCAAGGGGCGCTGGATCGTCCAGCTCGCCGCAAGACGGCCCGAAGACATGAGGCGCGGCGCTGAACTGCTCGCTGAGGCGGGCGTCGACCAGATCGATATCAATATGGGGTGTCCATCCCGGCAGGTGACGGGCGGTCAGTCTGGCTCGGCCTTGATGAAAGAGCCTGATCTTGCAAAGGCCATTATCGATGCCGCTCTTGAGGGGGCCGGTGGCCTTCCGGTTTCCTTGAAAATGCGGCTCGGTTGGGACAGCGATATGCTCAACGCGCCTGAACTCGCCCAATACGCCGAACACGTTGGCCTCTGCATGTTAGCGGTCCACGGGCGCACGCGCTGCCAGTACTACAAGGGGCAGGCGGACTGGGCACGGGTATCAGATACGGTGAATGCCGTCGCGCTGCCTGTTGTGGTGAACGGCGATATAGGGTCCGTCGAAGACGCGGATAAAGCCCTGCAGCAGTCTGGGGCTCACGGTGTCATGGTCGGGCGATCAGCCGTGGGGCGCCCCTGGATGCTGGGTGAGATCTCGGCTCACCTTGCTGGAAGAACCAATTGGAGCGAACCGAGCGCCGCCGAAAAGCATGAGAGCCTGATCGAGCAGATCGAGGATAGCATGACGCTCTATGGGACATGCCTTGGTCTGCGGATCGTGCGCAAGCACATCTCGGCCTCCATCGACTGGCTCGCGAATGACTGGTCTGACACCGAGCGCAGAGAAATCCGCAGCGCAGCGTGCAAGTTTGTCGAGCCGGCCCCGCTCTTCGATTTCCTGAACCGGGTCTATGCCGACAAGTGGAGTGTCGCTGCGTGAGCGAAAAAGCGAGCCTTCTTGATCTTGCGCCTTTTGCGGTCCTGCACATTGATGCGCGGCGGACGATACTGGCGGCCAATACCGAAGCTCAGATTGTACTGGGCCATTCTCTGGCCATTCTGAGGCAGAGAAATCTGGGCGAGTTCGTCTATCACGACTCGCCGTTGTTTGAGCTTCTGGACCGGGTAAGCGGCGAAGAAGGCGATGTCAGCGCCCATGGCGTTACAGTGTCCGGCCCATCGGTTCTTAAAGGTAAGCTCTACGATGTGCGGTTGCGTCCGGCCCCGCAGGGCACGACGATTGTTGCGCTCTGCGAGTCACTTGTTCGCGATGCCGCAGACAGCGCGGCAGGCATCTCCGGCTTTGGCCGCATACTCGGACATGAAGTGAAGAACCCGCTGGCCGGAATTTCCGGTGCTGCGCAGCTCCTTCTGCGCGGAGCAGATGAGACCCAGGCACCGCTACTTGATATCATCCGCAGCGAGGCAAGCCGGATCGAACGACTCGTCAGCCGTCTGTCGGCCTTCGAGCTGTTCTCAGCCCCGCGCCGCGACCGTTTCAACATCCACCAGCTTCTCGACAAGATTCTTGTCGCTGAAGAAGCCGCGCATGGTGGCAACATCATGCTCAAGCGTGCCTATGATCCATCATTGCCCGAAATACTCGGCGATGAAGACCATCTGCATGAGGCCTTCCAGAATATCGTCCGCAATGCTGCCGAAGCGGCTGGTGAAACGGGCGGCAAAGGCCAGGTTACGTTGCAGACGGCCTTCGAGACCGGCTTTGCCTTTTCCAGCAAGCGCAATGTGAACCGGCTGCAGCGCGCGATCAGGATAACGGTCGAAGACAATGGCAAAGGCATAAGCGCGGAGACCCGCGACCAGATGTTCGATATGTTCTCATCGACGAAAGCTGGCGGGCGCGGTCTTGGTTTGAGTGTCGTCTCTGAGGTCGTCGCGGCACATGAAGGCCGCATCAAGGTCGAAAGCCGGCCCGGCCAGACAAAATTTTCGGTGTTCCTGCCGATGAAACGGGAAAACGTTCAATGAGTCAGAAGACTGTACTGCTCGCCGAAGACGATGCCAGCATCCGGCTGGTCGTCAACCAGACCCTTGTCACCGCGGGCTATCAGGTCCGCGCGACCAGCTCTGTGGATGCGCTTGAGCGCTGGGTGCGCAATGGCGAAGGCGACGTGATCGTCACCGACGTCTATCTCGGTGACACGGCAATCTTCGAAGTGCTGCCGTCCATCAAGCTGGCCCGTCCTGACCTTCCCGTCATTGTGATGAGCGGCCAGAACACGATTTTGACGGCGGCGTCAGCTGCTCGCCATGGCGTTTATGACTATCTGCCCAAGCCGTTCGATATCGACCAGCTGACCAGCCTTGTCGGGCGCGCGCTCAAAGGGCCTTTGCGCAAGGATGCCGCCGCCGCTGATGCTCTGAAAGGGCAGGGCGAGAACAGCCTGCCTCTAATTGGCCGCTCAGAGCCTATGCAGGAAGTCTACCGCATCATTTCGCGAGTGATGAGTACAGACTTGACCGTCCTGATCGAGGGCGAATCCGGCACCGGAAAGGAGCTTGCCGCCCAGGCCATCCATGAGCTCGGCAGCGAGATGACCGGGCCGTTCAAGGCGCTGGACCTGGCCGCAATGCCGACCGATCGGATCAGCAAGGACCTCTTCGGGACAGCTGAAGAACCGGGCCTCGCCTTCGACAAGGGTGCAACGCTCTATCTCGATGAGATCGGTGACTTGCCCGCCGAGGCACAGACCCAGCTTGTCAAGCTGATGCGGGAAGCAGGTGGGGCGCGCATTATCGCATCGACGCGCAAACCGCTAGGCGCCCTCGTTGAGGAAGGCCGCTTCAGAGAAGATCTGTTCTATCGCATCAATGTGGTGCGGATTTTTATGCCGCCACTGCGACAGCGCAAGGAAGACATTCCCGAACTGGTTCGCGCTTTCCTCATCCGCGCTCAACGCAAAGGGCTGCCAAGCAAGCAGCTGGAGCCAGCGGCGATGGACCTCATCATGGCCTATGACTGGCCGGGCAATGTTCGCGAGCTCGAAAATCTCATCATGCGTCTTGCGGCGCTCAGCCCTGATGCCGTGATTTCTCAGCGCGACGTCGAGCGCGAACTGCGGGCCGAAGCGCTGAAGGACATCTCGTCGTCCGGCAGCTTCGAGAAGGAAGTCGAGACGCTGTTGCACAAATACGTAATGGCCGATTTGCTGCAGGCAGACCCGGACGATAGCGACATTCACCGCACCATCATGGAGCAGGTTGAGCGCCCGCTGATCAAGCTTGCCTTGTCAGTTACATCCGGCAACAAGCTTCGGACAGCTGCCCTTCTAGGGGTCAACCGAAACACGCTTCGCTCCAGGATCAACTCACTCGGCCTCGCAGACGACTGATTGACGCCTCCCGGTCTGTTGCTCTAAAGTCTCAGTGTTGCGCTTCGACAACAGCGACACCGACGAGGTAGAGTTTGCGCGGCTTCCTGAAGCCTGGAAAATCCCAGACCGGCTGGACCCTGTTTCAGTGGCTGTTTCTCGTAGCTGCCTTTCTGGCGGCCATGGTGACATTTGTCGCCGTATCAGAGATGGACCCGATCGCGCCAATGAGCCGCGACGTCCAGGCAATGATCATTGCCAATACGGTTATCATTAGCATCCTCGCCCTGATTATTGTGCAGCGCTACCGGGCCTCCAGAACGCTGGAGAAGGGCGCCGAGGGCAACCGGCTGGCGCGCCGTTTCCTGCTATTGTTCAGCCTTTCCGCCGTCATTCCGGCTCTCGTCGTCTCAGTCTTTCTGTGGGCGGCCATCTCGCGTGGGTTCGACACCTGGTTTGGCGAGCGTGTCTTCACTCTCGTTGAGCAGACTGCGACAGTCGCGCGTGAAAACGTCGATGAGTATAGCGACTCCCTCGAGGAGGACACGCGCCTTGCGGCCACCGATATAAACAATGCGCTGGAAGGCCTCACCGATGAGCCGGAAGCCTTTTCCTCATATCTCGGCATGCAGGCCCTGCTGCGGAACATGCGCGTGGGTTATGTCATCGACCGCGAGGGGGATCCGCTTTCCATTGGCCAGAATGCGAGTAGTGAAGCCTACTACCGTCGGCCGACACCTGACATGTTCGATGAAGCCGACGACGGTGAAGTGGTCTTGTCTCTCTTCGAAAATGAAGGGTTCACGACGTCGCTTATCAAGCTGAACGGGATGACAGAGGCCTATCTCTATCTCGCCAAGCCCCTAGACCGCGATGCATTTGCTCGCCTCAGACGTGCAGAGCAGGCGCTGGAGGAATACCGGATTGCTGGCGAGCTGAGTACGCGTTCGCAGGCGCTCTTCATTGTTGCCTATGGCCAGATCGTTGCGCTCGTCCTCCTAATGGCGATCAGGCTGGCGCTTGAGGCGGCAAGCAGGATCACCGGGCCGATTGGCCGGCTGGCAAATGCGGCCCAGTCTGTGCGTGATGGAGATCTCGATATCCGCGTCCCGCTTCCGCGAGGCAAGGATGAGGTTCGCGCCCTGACGCGGTCTTTCAACGTCATGACAGAACAGTTGGGCGCGCAGCGATCTGCGCTCATCTTCGCGCGCGAAGAGGCCGAAGACAGGCGGCTCTTCCTGGAAACCCTGCTTGAAGAGGTAAGCGCCGGCGTCATCCGTATCGACGAAGGCTTTGTCGTCACTTTGGCGAACCCGTCGGCGCAGAAGCTCCTCGACGCTGAAGCACCGGTTGAGGGGCGCCTCCTTTCGGAGATCGCGCCCGCTTTCATGCCTCATACCGAGGAGGCAATGGCATCCGGGCTGCCGATTGATGCCTCGCTTGATCTTCGCACTGTCGGCGGCCCGCGCCATTTCCGATTAAAAGCGGCCCGCGATTCAACCGGAGGGCTGGTTCTCACCTTCGATGACGCGACACGTCTTGTAACGGCGCAGCGACAGCTTGCCTGGCGTGACGTCGCACGTCGCATCGCGCACGAAATCCGCAATCCGCTGACCCCGATTCAGCTCTCGGCCGAGCGTCTAAGGCGTCGCTATACACAGTACATTCCCGAAGACGATACGATCTTTGAGAAGTGCACTGATACGATATTGCGGCAGGTCAGCGACATTGGCCGTATGGTCGAGGAGTTCTCCGGCTTCGCGCGCATGCCAAAACCGACCCTGGACACGTTCGACCTCGCCAAGCTCATTGATGAAATCGGCTTTTCGCAACAGGTTGTCAGCCCTGAAATCGACGTGGACATCGTGCATGCACGAAAGCCTCTGATGATATCAGCGGATGAGCGCCTGTTGGGACAAGCCGTTGGAAATATTGTAAAGAATGCTGCCGAAGCAATCGAGCGCCTGCCTGAAACGGAAGAGAAACAGGGGCTGATAGAAATCAAGATCGAAGAGAGTGATGATTCGATCGCAATCATCATTGAGGACAATGGGCCGGGATTTCCTGAAGAGGCGCGCGAACGCCTTCTGGAACCCTATGTCACAACGCGCGAAAAGGGCACCGGTCTGGGGCTCGCCATCGTCAACAGGATCATCGTCGATCATGGTGGGGCGATACAATTACAGGAGCGCGAGGGATCGCGTAGCGGCGCGCGTGTCCGGATCATGTTGCCAAAACATGCCGAACTGGACGAGCTTGCCGAAGTTGAGACCACGGAGGTTCTCTCATGAGTGCCGATATTCTTGTCGTAGACGACGAGCCAGACATCCGCGACCTGATCGCGGGGGTGCTTGAGGATGAAAGCTATGCTGTCCGCACCGCGGCGACAGCAGAGAAGGCCCTTGAGGAAGTCAGGATGCGTGCGCCGGGTCTGGTCATCCTTGATGTCTGGCTGCAGGGCAGCGACATGGATGGCCTGTCGGTTCTCAAATTCATGAAGTCGATCGACCCGCTTATCCCGGTCATCGTCATCAGTGGGCATGGCAACATCGAGACAGCCGTCGCTGCCATCCGGCGCGGCGCCTATGACTTTATCGAAAAGCCCTTCAAGTCAGACCGCCTGTTGCACCTTGTCGGCAGAGCGCTGGAATCTACGGCGCTGAAGCGTGAGAATGCATCGCTCCGCAATATGGTCATCAGCAGTGATGACTGGATCGGTACCAGCCATGCGGCCGCGACGTTGCGAACGGCTATCGACAAGGTCGGCCCGACCAATTCTCGTGTTCTGGTCACAGGACCAGCTGGCGCTGGCAAGGAGCTTGCCGGACGCCTTATTCATGCGCAGTCCAATCGTCATGATGGCCCTTTTGTCGTTGTGAACGCGGCAAATATTTCTCCGGACCTTATGGAGCAGGAGCTCTTCGGTGAGGAAGACCATGAGGGCCGACCGAAGCGGATCGGTCTCTTTGAAAAGGCCCATACCGGCACGCTTCTGCTGGATGAGGTGGCCGATATGCCCCTCGGCACACAGAACAAGATACTGCGTGTGCTGACAGAGCAGCGCTTCCAGCGTGTCGGCGGCAAATCAGACGTGCACGTGGATGTGCGCGTCATGTCCGCATCGACCAAGGATCTCAAGGAAGAGATCGCTGCAAAGCGTTTCCGGGAAGACCTCTATTATCGGCTGAGCGTCGTACCTATTCGTGTGCCATCTCTGGCAGAGCGCCGAGATGATATCCCGGCGCTGGTCGATCACTTTACAGGCAAGATATCTGACAGTTCCGGACTGAATGCCCGCTCGTTTTCGTCCGAGGCCGTTGCTGTCCTTCAGTCCATGGAGTGGCCAGGCAATGTCCGTCAGCTAAAGAACCTGGTTGAGCGTATTCTGATCCTGTCGCCCCATGATGCAAAGCGTCCGGTGTCCGTGGATGAGCTGCCACAGGAGAGAAGCGGTCTCGGCGGCAGCGCCCATCCGTCGGCCTCTGCTGATCTCGTCGGTCTTTCTCTTCGAGATGCCCGCGAGCAGTTCGAGCGCGAGTATCTGACTCTTCAGATTACCCGGTTCGACGGCAATATCTCCCGCACAGCCGAGTTTATTGGCATGGAACGGTCGGCGCTGCACAGGAAGCTGAAAGCGCTTGGCGTCAATGCGTCGGCATCGCGGTCGGAAGTCTAGCCATGCGGGTTATTATCTGTGGAGCTGGGCGCGTCGGGCAGGGCATTGCACGGCGGCTAGCCAGGGAAAACCATGACATCGTGATGATCGATCAGGACACCAAGCTGATTGATATTGTGCAGACCGAACTGGATGTCCGGGGCATTGAGGGGCACGCGGGCCATCCCGAAGTCCTGGCATCAGCAGGCGGCGCCGATTGCGACATGATCATCGCGGTCACTTATTCCGACGAAGTGAACATGGTGATCTGCCAGGTCGCGGATACGCTGTTCAACATTCCCAACAAGATTGCGCGCATCCGGGCCCAGCAATATCTCCAGGTCGGTTACCGGCAGCTCTTTTCGCGAGAAGGTCTCGGCATTGATCTCGTCATCTCGCCAGAGATTGAAGTTGGTGATGCCATCCTTCAGCGGTTCAGCACGCCCGGTGCGCTGATGAGCGTGAACTTCGGACGCGGTGATGTTCAACTTGTCGCGATCGAGGTGCTTGCAGACAGCCCCGTCCTTGATACGGCGCTGGATCAGATACAGGGGCTGTTTCCAAGCCTGAGTGCACGGGTTGTCGGCATTAACAGGGCGGGCCATGTTTTTGCACCCCGCGGAAACGACCACCTCAAGATTGGCGACACCGCCTATGTCGCTGTCCTGAAATCTCACAGTCACAGGCTGAACAGCATTTTCAATCGGCCGGAGCCGGAGATGCGCCGCGTCGTGGTTGTCGGCGGCGGTAATGTCGGCCTGTACGTCGCAAAGGGGCTCGAGAAGCAATCGGGTATTCGCGTTCGGGTCATCGAAGCAGATGTGGGGCGTGCCGAGCGGGCCGCCGCTGAGCTTTCACGCACCATTGTCATCCATGGGGATGGCCTGACACGCTATATCCTGGAAGAATCCGACGCCCCGACCGCCGATCTCGTCATTGCAACGACCCATGACGACAAGACCAACATCCTTATTTCAAAGCTCGCCAAACAGATGGGGGCCAAACGTGCGCTTGCGCTCGTCAACGCGCCTGAGCTTGCGTCTCTCGCCCGCGAAATGAAACTCGACGCGGTGCTCGACCCTAGGGCGCTCACCGTTTCGCGCATTCTTATGAAGATGCGCCGTGGCCGCATTCTCGCGCTGCAGTCGCTGGAAGATGGAGCCGCAGAGATTGCAGAAGGCGTCACACTCGATACATCCCCGCTGATCGGCAAGACGCTTGGCTATGATGATCTGCCAAAGGGCGTGACCGCTGCGGCCGTCCTACGCGATGGCGAGGTTGTCTTTGCGTCCAGCGACGTAACCGTGAAGGCGAATGATCACGTTCTGCTCTTTTATGAAGGCGCGATGACGAGCAAGGTCGAGCAATTCTTCCGGGTCAGCGCTGATTTCTTTTAGCGTTTCCGGGTAACCTTCCTCCTTCAGGCGGATCCCATGAACTATCCTGCGATCATCAGAATGCTCGCCTTCACTGGTTTTGGCTTCGTGATTGCCATGGGCTTCGCATCGCTCGTCGCACTGTTGCTCGGCGAGGGCCTGCAGTTCAGGGTTTTTCTTACCACGGCTGTTCTGCTGGCGACGGTGAGTTCGGCGACACTCGTTATGGTCGGTCGCCCCACCAGGCGCGCCCAGCCATCTGACGGTCTGGCTTTCATGGTTTTCTTCTGGGTGTTTGCGGGCCTTGCCTGTGCGCCGCCTTTTCTGCTGGGCCTGCCGAACGCCAGCGCGGCTGCGGCTATCCATGAAGCCATTTCCTGCCTGACCACGACGGGCCATTCGGTTTTCGATCCGGCAGGACCTCCGCTACCAGGGTCAATCCTCTTGTGGCGCGCCCTCCTTCATCTAGCCGGCGCCGCTGCGACGGTAACATTCGCTGCGACAGTGCTCGCGGCGCTTAGCCTTGATGGGCCGGGCATTCACCGTACGCCTCTGTTCAGCATCTCCGATGAGAGCTTTTTCGACACAATGCCCAGGGTCCTGAAGGTAACTGGATTGTTCGGGAGCATCTGCATCCTCGCCATTTTTACCATCGAAGTGGTCGGCGGAATACCGGTCGACATGGCGTTTCTCGATGCCGTGAGTGCCATTACCACAGGGCTGGTTGATCCTCTCAGCGTGTCCAGCGATGTCGTCCGAATCGCGCGGGTGCTGGGTCTTTCGCTGGGACTTATTCTGGGGTCGCTCGGGATTTTCTTCATGATTCAGATCGCGAACCGTCAGTGGAAAAAGGCGTTCATTGATGCGGAAACGCTGTCATTTGGACTCGCCCTCATTCTTTTCTCCGTCGCCGGTGTTCTACTCGGCCTGACAGGTCTCAATGCGATCGGCTGGACGCTTTCGAGCCTGTCTACGAGCGGCATTGCTCTTGTTGCTGAGGAAACGACCGGAAATCTGCCGCTTCCACTGCAACTGGCGCCGTGCCTTGTCGGCGGCGCGGCTCTTTCAGCCGCAGGCGGTCTGAAGCTGGGGCGTCTCTATGTGCTCGGGCGACGGGTCGGTCAGGAATTCAAGCGGATGGGCTTTCGCCAGTCCCTGGTGCACTTTCAGTTCAGAGGGCGTATTCAGTCGGACAGGACGCTGATGGGGATCTGGGTCTATCTCGT
It includes:
- a CDS encoding type II toxin-antitoxin system RatA family toxin, with amino-acid sequence MPRLSKQVIIEHRADEVFDLVADVRRYPDFIKWIRSMKVSGEREENGVRKYRGEVDVGFKGFSERFATDITADQPNNTVEVKLAYGPFKRLQNRWKMTPDGQLGTVIDFFIDYEFRNPVLSFLAKANTSLAVNKIMKSFIEEADRRYGARRT
- a CDS encoding CinA family protein, with product MFPDRLRNLCLLTMDEARERRIKIATAESCTGGLIAALFTEFSGSSDVFERGFVTYSNRAKEEVLGVPGDLIADNGAVSEAVARIMAEGALEASRANLAIAVTGVAGPGGGTPMKPVGTVHIACARENKAVLHEVCYFGDIGRHEVRMATIETALEMIRQQIP
- a CDS encoding bifunctional 2-C-methyl-D-erythritol 4-phosphate cytidylyltransferase/2-C-methyl-D-erythritol 2,4-cyclodiphosphate synthase is translated as MSVHAIIVAAGAGQRAGRNSPKQFEMLAGKPVYRWSVDTLLADERFKTVCIALPKSSLEAVRATLPVDQRLVCVAGGAERADSVRSGLDALEADENDLVFIHDAARPGLDGVIIDRLIEALDAHVAAAPALPITDAVKRREDGALRTIDRSDLYRIQTPQAFRLNVLKDTLSQTSKAYVDDLEAVEASGVAVELVSGSEKLSKITYPDDFEKVRSLMFSSDLPIRVGTGFDVHGFEPGPGVTLCGVFIEHDAKLKGHSDADAGWHALTDAILGAMALGDIGDHFPPSDAQWKDADSGMFLRHAIDLTRQQGWELTNCDVTLICEAPKIKPHREAMREKTAAVTGLALDAVSIKATTTEGLGFTGRGEGIAAQAVATLRQLR
- a CDS encoding tRNA dihydrouridine synthase, with the translated sequence MSGSTDAAFRRQAVRFGAEAVVSEMVAGETLAMARPDVVRRTCRHEGKGRWIVQLAARRPEDMRRGAELLAEAGVDQIDINMGCPSRQVTGGQSGSALMKEPDLAKAIIDAALEGAGGLPVSLKMRLGWDSDMLNAPELAQYAEHVGLCMLAVHGRTRCQYYKGQADWARVSDTVNAVALPVVVNGDIGSVEDADKALQQSGAHGVMVGRSAVGRPWMLGEISAHLAGRTNWSEPSAAEKHESLIEQIEDSMTLYGTCLGLRIVRKHISASIDWLANDWSDTERREIRSAACKFVEPAPLFDFLNRVYADKWSVAA
- a CDS encoding two-component system sensor histidine kinase NtrB, translated to MSEKASLLDLAPFAVLHIDARRTILAANTEAQIVLGHSLAILRQRNLGEFVYHDSPLFELLDRVSGEEGDVSAHGVTVSGPSVLKGKLYDVRLRPAPQGTTIVALCESLVRDAADSAAGISGFGRILGHEVKNPLAGISGAAQLLLRGADETQAPLLDIIRSEASRIERLVSRLSAFELFSAPRRDRFNIHQLLDKILVAEEAAHGGNIMLKRAYDPSLPEILGDEDHLHEAFQNIVRNAAEAAGETGGKGQVTLQTAFETGFAFSSKRNVNRLQRAIRITVEDNGKGISAETRDQMFDMFSSTKAGGRGLGLSVVSEVVAAHEGRIKVESRPGQTKFSVFLPMKRENVQ
- a CDS encoding sigma 54-interacting transcriptional regulator: MSQKTVLLAEDDASIRLVVNQTLVTAGYQVRATSSVDALERWVRNGEGDVIVTDVYLGDTAIFEVLPSIKLARPDLPVIVMSGQNTILTAASAARHGVYDYLPKPFDIDQLTSLVGRALKGPLRKDAAAADALKGQGENSLPLIGRSEPMQEVYRIISRVMSTDLTVLIEGESGTGKELAAQAIHELGSEMTGPFKALDLAAMPTDRISKDLFGTAEEPGLAFDKGATLYLDEIGDLPAEAQTQLVKLMREAGGARIIASTRKPLGALVEEGRFREDLFYRINVVRIFMPPLRQRKEDIPELVRAFLIRAQRKGLPSKQLEPAAMDLIMAYDWPGNVRELENLIMRLAALSPDAVISQRDVERELRAEALKDISSSGSFEKEVETLLHKYVMADLLQADPDDSDIHRTIMEQVERPLIKLALSVTSGNKLRTAALLGVNRNTLRSRINSLGLADD
- a CDS encoding sensor histidine kinase NtrY-like, yielding MRGFLKPGKSQTGWTLFQWLFLVAAFLAAMVTFVAVSEMDPIAPMSRDVQAMIIANTVIISILALIIVQRYRASRTLEKGAEGNRLARRFLLLFSLSAVIPALVVSVFLWAAISRGFDTWFGERVFTLVEQTATVARENVDEYSDSLEEDTRLAATDINNALEGLTDEPEAFSSYLGMQALLRNMRVGYVIDREGDPLSIGQNASSEAYYRRPTPDMFDEADDGEVVLSLFENEGFTTSLIKLNGMTEAYLYLAKPLDRDAFARLRRAEQALEEYRIAGELSTRSQALFIVAYGQIVALVLLMAIRLALEAASRITGPIGRLANAAQSVRDGDLDIRVPLPRGKDEVRALTRSFNVMTEQLGAQRSALIFAREEAEDRRLFLETLLEEVSAGVIRIDEGFVVTLANPSAQKLLDAEAPVEGRLLSEIAPAFMPHTEEAMASGLPIDASLDLRTVGGPRHFRLKAARDSTGGLVLTFDDATRLVTAQRQLAWRDVARRIAHEIRNPLTPIQLSAERLRRRYTQYIPEDDTIFEKCTDTILRQVSDIGRMVEEFSGFARMPKPTLDTFDLAKLIDEIGFSQQVVSPEIDVDIVHARKPLMISADERLLGQAVGNIVKNAAEAIERLPETEEKQGLIEIKIEESDDSIAIIIEDNGPGFPEEARERLLEPYVTTREKGTGLGLAIVNRIIVDHGGAIQLQEREGSRSGARVRIMLPKHAELDELAEVETTEVLS
- the ntrX gene encoding nitrogen assimilation response regulator NtrX, producing MSADILVVDDEPDIRDLIAGVLEDESYAVRTAATAEKALEEVRMRAPGLVILDVWLQGSDMDGLSVLKFMKSIDPLIPVIVISGHGNIETAVAAIRRGAYDFIEKPFKSDRLLHLVGRALESTALKRENASLRNMVISSDDWIGTSHAAATLRTAIDKVGPTNSRVLVTGPAGAGKELAGRLIHAQSNRHDGPFVVVNAANISPDLMEQELFGEEDHEGRPKRIGLFEKAHTGTLLLDEVADMPLGTQNKILRVLTEQRFQRVGGKSDVHVDVRVMSASTKDLKEEIAAKRFREDLYYRLSVVPIRVPSLAERRDDIPALVDHFTGKISDSSGLNARSFSSEAVAVLQSMEWPGNVRQLKNLVERILILSPHDAKRPVSVDELPQERSGLGGSAHPSASADLVGLSLRDAREQFEREYLTLQITRFDGNISRTAEFIGMERSALHRKLKALGVNASASRSEV